In a single window of the Luteibacter rhizovicinus DSM 16549 genome:
- a CDS encoding DUF2066 domain-containing protein, with amino-acid sequence MRPARFLAFLMLFLLSFVGTAAAQTAIYTVTVPVADTSAAVRDQAFANGLTQVLARASNGADPRSKPGYAEAIKQPGGLVQQYQYARTGGANGAPLSLDIVFDPGAIRRVLAVGDAAAAAPKSPVLVIARDASGKLLGQQDLLPLSQMADTRGYQTILPKPDATLDANAIAGGDPAAIATVARQYNTAVILIGKVGGDQTDWTLVSAGRTSNWKDSGEARAALLSNGANAMADKLDRQFAATQGGSSSGKVWVSGLRSAADYAGLLSTFQNDPAVKSVAPVGATAEGVLFNVSATAPLARLIAGYASAGHVLAADAHDGADLAVRWIP; translated from the coding sequence ATGCGCCCAGCCCGTTTCCTCGCCTTCCTGATGCTCTTCCTGCTGTCCTTCGTTGGCACGGCGGCGGCGCAGACCGCGATCTATACGGTGACGGTGCCGGTCGCCGACACCAGCGCCGCCGTGCGTGACCAGGCGTTTGCCAACGGCCTGACCCAGGTGCTCGCCCGGGCATCGAACGGCGCGGATCCGCGCTCCAAGCCGGGCTATGCCGAGGCGATCAAGCAGCCCGGTGGCCTGGTTCAGCAGTATCAGTACGCCCGCACGGGTGGCGCCAACGGCGCGCCGCTGAGCCTCGATATCGTCTTCGATCCGGGTGCGATCCGCCGCGTGCTCGCCGTCGGCGATGCCGCCGCGGCCGCTCCGAAGTCGCCGGTGCTGGTGATCGCCCGCGATGCGAGCGGCAAGCTGCTCGGCCAGCAGGACCTGCTCCCGCTGTCGCAGATGGCCGATACCCGCGGCTACCAGACCATCCTGCCCAAGCCGGATGCCACCCTGGACGCCAATGCCATCGCCGGGGGCGATCCCGCCGCGATCGCGACGGTGGCGCGCCAGTACAACACCGCCGTGATCCTTATCGGCAAGGTCGGTGGCGACCAGACCGACTGGACCCTGGTCTCGGCCGGTCGCACGAGCAACTGGAAAGACAGTGGCGAGGCGCGCGCGGCGCTGCTCTCCAATGGCGCCAACGCCATGGCGGACAAGCTGGATCGCCAGTTCGCGGCGACCCAGGGCGGTAGCTCCAGCGGCAAGGTATGGGTGTCGGGCCTGCGCTCGGCCGCCGACTATGCCGGTCTGCTGTCGACCTTCCAGAACGACCCTGCGGTGAAGTCGGTCGCTCCGGTCGGTGCTACCGCCGAGGGCGTGCTGTTCAACGTGAGCGCCACCGCCCCGCTGGCCCGCCTGATCGCCGGCTACGCCTCCGCCGGCCATGTTCTTGCCGCCGACGCCCACGACGGCGCCGACCTCGCCGTTCGCTGGATCCCCTGA
- a CDS encoding AI-2E family transporter — MTHDTSRRWQMLAIAAVIIFVIWLLAPVLMPFAVAAMLAYLGDPLADRLQRLGMGRTWAVSIVFTVIALVFIGALLLLVPLIQHQFENLAENLPRYVEWAKSTALPWIQQRLHLDADVFDSDRLIATIKEHIGSVSSVLATAVAKVSQSGMGIVMWLTNLVLIPVVAFYLLRDWDTMIAHIQRLLPRSIEPTVVRLSRESDQVLGAFVRGQLLVMLALGVFYGLGLTLCGISIGPLIGMVAGLLSFVPYLGFMIGFVAAMIAALVQYGDWTHVILVAVVFTIGQLLEGYVLVPRLVGGKIGLHPVAVIFAVLAGGHLFGFLGVLLALPAASVVVVLMRYVFARYRESDLYTEPAVVAEPERIDVDVDVDVSVKPVRPTIPGDGGP, encoded by the coding sequence ATGACTCACGACACTTCGCGCCGCTGGCAGATGCTTGCGATCGCCGCCGTCATCATTTTCGTGATCTGGCTGTTGGCGCCCGTGCTCATGCCCTTCGCCGTCGCCGCGATGCTTGCCTACCTCGGTGATCCGCTGGCGGACCGCCTGCAGCGGCTGGGCATGGGACGCACCTGGGCGGTCAGTATCGTCTTCACGGTTATCGCGCTGGTCTTCATCGGCGCGCTGCTGCTTCTGGTCCCGCTGATCCAGCACCAGTTCGAGAACCTCGCCGAGAACCTGCCGCGTTACGTCGAATGGGCGAAGAGCACGGCCTTGCCGTGGATCCAGCAACGCCTGCATCTGGATGCCGACGTGTTCGATAGCGATCGCCTGATCGCGACGATCAAGGAGCACATCGGCTCGGTCAGCAGCGTGCTGGCGACGGCCGTGGCCAAGGTGTCGCAGTCTGGCATGGGCATCGTCATGTGGCTGACCAACCTCGTGCTGATCCCGGTGGTTGCGTTCTACCTGCTGCGCGACTGGGACACGATGATCGCGCACATCCAGCGCCTGCTGCCGCGTTCGATCGAGCCGACCGTCGTGCGCCTGTCGCGCGAGTCGGACCAGGTGCTCGGTGCCTTCGTCCGCGGCCAGCTGCTGGTGATGCTCGCGCTCGGCGTGTTCTACGGCCTTGGGCTCACGTTGTGCGGCATTTCGATCGGTCCGTTGATCGGCATGGTCGCCGGCCTGCTCAGCTTCGTGCCTTACCTCGGTTTCATGATCGGCTTCGTCGCCGCGATGATCGCCGCCCTCGTGCAGTACGGCGACTGGACCCACGTCATCCTGGTGGCCGTCGTGTTCACCATCGGCCAGCTGCTCGAAGGCTATGTGCTGGTGCCGCGCCTGGTCGGCGGCAAGATCGGCCTGCATCCGGTGGCGGTGATCTTCGCCGTGCTCGCCGGCGGTCATCTGTTCGGCTTCCTCGGCGTGCTGCTCGCCCTGCCGGCCGCGTCGGTGGTGGTGGTCCTTATGCGTTATGTCTTCGCGCGGTACCGCGAGAGCGATCTCTACACGGAGCCGGCCGTCGTGGCGGAGCCGGAGCGCATCGATGTGGACGTCGACGTGGACGTGAGCGTGAAGCCGGTCCGCCCGACCATCCCGGGTGACGGCGGTCCATGA
- the hda gene encoding DnaA regulatory inactivator Hda, which produces MTTQLPLALRWPRRQRFEHFHAGENAVALEAIRAAAVDPVAPWVFVAGPVGSGRTHLLIAACKAAIDAGRTAQYLPLAGLRGSRAAAIRGMAGSDVLAIDDVDSIAGEADAEHALFDTFNRYRADGCTLLFASVAAPVSLEIALPDLRSRLGSLTQALLKPLADVERRQVLRDHAAGRGIELDDTVLDWLFAHHARDLGALLDLLDTLDRASLAAQRRVTVPFLRNLLRKE; this is translated from the coding sequence ATGACGACCCAGCTTCCCCTCGCGCTACGCTGGCCGCGTCGCCAGCGCTTCGAGCACTTCCATGCCGGCGAAAATGCGGTAGCGCTCGAAGCCATTCGCGCGGCGGCAGTTGACCCCGTGGCGCCCTGGGTGTTCGTCGCCGGGCCTGTCGGCAGCGGACGCACGCATTTGCTCATCGCCGCCTGCAAGGCGGCGATCGATGCGGGACGCACGGCGCAATACCTGCCTTTGGCAGGGCTGCGCGGTTCGCGTGCGGCCGCCATTCGTGGCATGGCCGGCAGCGATGTGCTGGCGATCGACGATGTCGATTCGATTGCTGGTGAGGCCGACGCCGAACATGCGCTGTTCGACACCTTCAACCGCTATCGCGCCGATGGCTGCACCTTGCTGTTCGCCTCGGTCGCCGCGCCGGTGTCGCTGGAGATCGCCTTGCCCGATCTTCGTTCGCGGCTGGGCTCGCTCACGCAGGCGCTGCTGAAGCCGCTGGCCGACGTCGAACGTCGCCAGGTCCTGCGCGACCATGCGGCCGGCCGTGGCATCGAGCTCGACGACACCGTGCTCGACTGGCTGTTCGCCCACCATGCACGCGACCTCGGTGCCTTGCTCGACCTCCTCGACACGCTCGACCGCGCGTCGCTGGCCGCCCAGCGACGCGTCACCGTGCCCTTCCTGCGCAACCTGCTCAGAAAAGAATAG
- a CDS encoding metallophosphoesterase translates to MPRKTFTHPALTLALALAGVGFAANAVAGIQTMIVTSDPQYPWTDLTDRGSPESDNERDRRSEALITEQYRSIAAYRAARPGEDIPVFINGDLTAYGHGNQRSVMARLLPILGDNVHLGLGNHDYDNNIRKENGSGCYNNGCARDSIGDLVRHVTAKAGKIAFDYSVTPGVFTTLHRGSLAYAVNARGLDRVLNIQLNNYPDYRVTFETTEGIGKERYDIDSSLAWLGHLIQTRLDKPTFGDWNDRKYDFGIIHMHDPTMFDGDFARLVMNADIAAIFAGHLHGTMAAMAASATFPSSSVVRPRSAPT, encoded by the coding sequence GTGCCAAGAAAAACCTTCACCCACCCTGCCCTGACCCTGGCGCTCGCCCTCGCCGGCGTCGGTTTCGCCGCGAACGCGGTCGCCGGCATCCAGACGATGATCGTGACCTCCGATCCGCAATACCCCTGGACGGACCTGACCGACCGTGGTTCCCCGGAGAGTGACAACGAACGCGACCGTCGTTCCGAAGCCCTGATCACCGAGCAGTACCGGAGCATCGCCGCCTATCGCGCGGCACGACCCGGCGAAGATATCCCGGTATTCATCAACGGCGACCTGACCGCCTATGGTCACGGCAACCAGCGCAGCGTCATGGCGCGACTCCTGCCCATACTCGGCGACAACGTGCACCTGGGCCTGGGCAACCACGATTACGACAACAACATCCGGAAGGAAAATGGCTCGGGCTGCTACAACAACGGTTGCGCGAGAGACAGCATCGGCGACCTCGTCAGGCACGTCACCGCCAAAGCCGGCAAGATCGCGTTCGACTACTCCGTCACACCCGGCGTGTTCACGACCCTCCATCGGGGCAGCCTCGCCTACGCCGTCAACGCGCGCGGGCTCGATCGCGTGCTCAACATCCAGCTCAACAACTATCCGGACTACCGGGTGACGTTCGAGACGACCGAAGGCATCGGCAAGGAGCGCTACGACATCGACTCATCCCTGGCGTGGCTCGGCCATCTGATCCAGACCCGGCTCGATAAGCCCACGTTCGGCGACTGGAACGACCGCAAGTACGACTTCGGCATCATCCACATGCACGACCCGACGATGTTCGACGGCGATTTCGCACGGCTGGTCATGAACGCCGACATCGCCGCCATCTTCGCGGGGCACCTGCATGGGACCATGGCCGCTATGGCAGCCTCGGCAACGTTCCCGTCTTCCTCAGTGGTTCGGCCTCGCAGCGCACCTACCTGA
- a CDS encoding inositol monophosphatase family protein, giving the protein MPRPAVNVAARAARSAGNIILRYMNRLEGLAVVEKQRMDFASEVDRLAEAEIVKELRRAYPTHAILGEESGQIGKGPLTWVIDPLDGTHNYLRGIPHFCVSIALVEKGEPVYGVVFDPLRDELFTASKGDGAYLNDRRIRVGKREGLSGALIATGYPYRARNHLEPQLAMTAALLAEAEDIRRMGSAALDLAYVASGRVDGFFEPALNIWDIAAGALLVREAGGVYNDFGGREGLPESGNIVAGNHKVAAAMTDVIKANATARLLGV; this is encoded by the coding sequence ATGCCCAGACCCGCCGTCAACGTTGCGGCGCGCGCCGCGCGCTCCGCAGGAAACATCATCCTGCGCTACATGAATCGCCTCGAGGGCCTCGCGGTCGTCGAAAAGCAGCGCATGGACTTCGCTTCCGAAGTCGATCGCCTCGCCGAAGCCGAGATCGTGAAGGAGCTTCGTCGTGCCTACCCCACCCACGCCATTCTTGGCGAAGAGTCGGGGCAGATCGGCAAGGGGCCGCTGACCTGGGTCATCGATCCGCTCGACGGCACGCACAATTACTTGCGCGGCATCCCCCATTTCTGCGTCTCCATCGCCCTCGTCGAAAAGGGCGAGCCGGTGTACGGCGTGGTCTTCGACCCGCTGCGCGATGAACTGTTCACCGCCAGCAAGGGCGATGGCGCCTACCTCAACGATCGCCGCATCCGCGTAGGCAAGCGCGAAGGCCTGTCGGGTGCGCTGATCGCCACCGGCTATCCATATCGCGCCCGCAACCACCTGGAACCGCAGCTGGCGATGACGGCGGCCCTGCTCGCCGAAGCCGAAGACATCCGTCGCATGGGGTCGGCGGCGCTGGACCTGGCCTACGTGGCATCCGGTCGCGTCGACGGCTTCTTCGAGCCGGCGCTGAACATCTGGGACATCGCCGCCGGCGCCCTGCTGGTTCGCGAGGCCGGTGGTGTCTACAACGACTTCGGCGGCCGCGAAGGCCTGCCCGAGAGTGGCAACATCGTCGCCGGCAACCACAAGGTCGCCGCGGCGATGACGGACGTGATCAAGGCCAACGCCACGGCCCGCTTGCTCGGGGTCTGA
- a CDS encoding RNA methyltransferase — MALSELNDRLRFVLVRTSHSGNIGSAARAMRTMGFDRLTLVAPQRFPDPEATALAAGADDVLAKASIQEDVVAGLAGTTFALGLSARRRGVNIPELDPREGVAQAIAAARRGEQVALVFGNERTGLENDELSRCHAMIRIPSVDDFSSLNLSQAVQVVAYELRSALLADEVTDAKSPEAVPDPDEVPADAEQLERFFTHLGQMLDDIEFHKGRSPVTIMLKLRKLFLRARPELRELRILHGILADAQRMAEIAHKKD; from the coding sequence ATGGCCCTTTCCGAGCTCAACGACCGCCTCCGTTTCGTCCTTGTCCGCACCTCGCATTCGGGGAACATCGGCTCGGCGGCCCGCGCCATGCGCACCATGGGGTTCGACCGGCTGACCCTGGTCGCCCCGCAGCGCTTCCCCGATCCGGAGGCTACCGCCCTGGCGGCCGGCGCGGACGATGTGCTCGCTAAGGCGTCCATCCAGGAGGATGTGGTCGCTGGCCTGGCGGGTACGACCTTCGCTCTCGGCCTCTCGGCGCGGCGTCGCGGGGTGAACATTCCCGAGCTGGATCCCCGTGAGGGCGTGGCCCAGGCCATCGCCGCCGCCCGTCGGGGCGAGCAGGTGGCCCTGGTCTTCGGCAACGAGCGTACCGGCCTGGAGAATGACGAACTGTCCCGCTGCCACGCGATGATCCGCATTCCCAGCGTGGATGACTTCAGCTCGCTGAATCTCTCGCAGGCGGTGCAGGTGGTGGCCTACGAGCTTCGTTCGGCCCTGCTGGCCGACGAGGTGACCGACGCGAAGAGCCCGGAAGCGGTCCCCGACCCCGATGAAGTCCCGGCCGACGCCGAGCAGCTCGAACGGTTCTTCACCCACCTGGGCCAGATGCTCGACGACATCGAATTCCATAAGGGCCGCTCGCCCGTGACGATCATGCTGAAGCTGCGCAAGCTGTTCCTGCGTGCCCGCCCCGAACTGCGCGAACTTCGCATCCTCCACGGCATCCTCGCCGATGCCCAGCGCATGGCCGAGATCGCGCACAAGAAGGATTGA
- a CDS encoding exopolysaccharide biosynthesis protein — protein sequence MTAAPEPREDKTTALLRRVLLDAPDDRIEVAALLEPLKRRAFGFLLLLLAIPNFIPVPLGIGGIMGVMVIALGLEMLIGLEHPWIPGFLRRRTLSREGLLRFLDRAEPITRRLETVCRPRLQRLTRRPFTLLSGGVMILIGVLLALPIPFTNYLFGGMLIAFAFALVERDGALLIGVWTATLAIVIASATFSRALAGLVRDLF from the coding sequence ATGACCGCCGCCCCCGAGCCTCGTGAGGACAAGACCACCGCCCTCCTTCGACGGGTGTTGCTTGACGCCCCCGACGACCGTATTGAAGTCGCGGCACTCCTTGAACCACTGAAGCGCCGCGCCTTCGGTTTCCTGCTGCTCCTGCTCGCCATCCCCAATTTCATCCCGGTACCGCTGGGCATCGGGGGGATCATGGGCGTGATGGTGATCGCGCTGGGCCTGGAAATGCTGATCGGCCTCGAGCACCCCTGGATCCCGGGGTTTCTGAGACGACGCACGCTGTCGCGCGAGGGCCTGTTGCGCTTCCTCGATCGCGCGGAGCCGATCACGCGACGCCTCGAAACGGTGTGCAGGCCCCGCCTGCAGCGGCTGACGCGCCGCCCGTTCACCCTGCTCTCCGGCGGGGTCATGATCCTGATCGGCGTCCTGCTCGCACTGCCGATCCCCTTCACCAACTACCTGTTCGGCGGCATGCTGATCGCGTTCGCCTTCGCGCTGGTGGAGCGCGATGGGGCGCTGCTGATCGGCGTATGGACGGCGACTCTCGCCATCGTCATCGCATCGGCCACGTTCAGCCGCGCGCTGGCGGGACTGGTGCGCGACCTGTTCTGA
- a CDS encoding hemolysin family protein: MLPDILLVLFLSLGNAFFALSEMSVVASRKSRLKQMARTSRRSAAALRLAESPERFLSTVQVGMTLIILVTGAVAGDTLGEQFTALIHRGEPAWLEPYAKIVGWLLGFLLMSLVQIVIGELVPKRAALTAPERIASQIAMPMLVISRITLPMVWLLNHLSSGILHVLRLRRGDASAATEEEIRLLVAESAEQGILDLDERNMVNRVLRLGDRTVGSVMTPRMKIAWLDTNASQEDNLEVLRETPFSRYPVYRGDESEVVGTVEVKSLFGSLQRGEVDLFKHISRPLFVPATARALDLLESFRDADTQLALAVDEYGDIEGLVTLNDLLSAVVGATAPSTDDTTHDGPIVRREDGSWLVDGALPADDLRELLQLDRLPNEEEHDFRTAAGMVTTNFGHIPRAGESFVWQGIRFEVLDMDGARIDKLLVSMAGESEAVAEDGA, from the coding sequence ATGCTCCCCGACATCCTGCTCGTCCTCTTCCTTTCCCTCGGCAACGCGTTCTTCGCGCTGTCCGAGATGTCCGTCGTGGCCTCTCGCAAGAGCCGCCTGAAGCAAATGGCGCGCACCAGCCGCCGGTCTGCGGCGGCGCTGCGCCTGGCCGAGTCCCCGGAGCGCTTCCTGTCGACCGTCCAGGTCGGCATGACCCTGATCATCCTGGTCACCGGTGCCGTGGCCGGCGACACGCTGGGCGAGCAGTTCACCGCCCTCATCCATCGCGGCGAACCCGCCTGGCTGGAGCCGTACGCGAAGATCGTCGGCTGGCTGCTCGGCTTCCTGCTGATGTCCCTGGTCCAGATCGTCATCGGCGAACTGGTGCCCAAGCGCGCCGCGCTGACCGCGCCCGAGCGCATCGCTTCGCAGATCGCCATGCCCATGCTGGTGATCTCGCGGATCACCCTGCCCATGGTCTGGCTGCTCAACCACCTGTCCAGCGGCATCCTGCACGTGCTTCGCCTGCGCCGTGGCGACGCCTCGGCCGCCACCGAAGAGGAGATCCGCCTGCTCGTCGCCGAGAGCGCCGAGCAAGGCATCCTCGACCTGGACGAGCGCAACATGGTCAACCGCGTGCTCCGCCTCGGCGACCGGACCGTCGGTTCGGTCATGACCCCGCGGATGAAGATCGCCTGGCTCGATACCAACGCGTCACAGGAAGACAACCTCGAAGTGCTGCGCGAGACCCCCTTCTCGCGCTACCCGGTCTACCGCGGCGACGAAAGCGAGGTCGTCGGTACGGTCGAGGTGAAATCGCTCTTCGGCAGCTTGCAGCGCGGTGAGGTGGACCTGTTCAAGCACATCTCGCGCCCCCTCTTCGTCCCCGCGACCGCGCGCGCGCTGGACCTGCTCGAGTCCTTCCGCGACGCCGACACCCAGCTGGCCCTGGCCGTCGACGAATACGGCGACATCGAAGGCCTGGTCACCCTCAACGACTTGCTGTCGGCCGTGGTCGGCGCCACCGCACCGTCGACCGACGACACGACCCACGATGGCCCGATTGTTCGCCGCGAGGACGGCAGCTGGCTGGTCGACGGCGCCCTCCCGGCCGACGATTTGCGCGAACTCTTGCAGCTCGACCGCCTGCCGAACGAAGAGGAACACGACTTCCGCACGGCGGCCGGCATGGTCACGACGAATTTCGGCCATATCCCGCGCGCGGGTGAATCGTTTGTCTGGCAGGGCATCCGTTTCGAGGTGCTGGATATGGACGGCGCCCGCATCGACAAGCTGCTGGTCAGCATGGCGGGCGAGAGTGAGGCCGTCGCCGAAGACGGCGCGTAA
- a CDS encoding DUF47 domain-containing protein yields MFSLQTMFGKGDKFYGLLEASAEAARESAKAMHELVTQTDRTPIMAAFSTARAREKALHGQIGEELVNTFVTALDREDIEALNSALYKIPKTIEKFAERYVIVAERLQGIDFSQRAALLERSAEVVVAMIGQLRNGLKIDPVKKLRDQLQALESEADRLLLDPYRTLYAEGSDPLKAILAKDLFELVEKAVDKCRDVGNVVYAIVLKNS; encoded by the coding sequence ATGTTTTCACTCCAGACGATGTTCGGTAAGGGCGACAAGTTCTATGGCCTGCTCGAGGCGAGCGCCGAAGCCGCCCGCGAAAGCGCCAAGGCGATGCACGAACTGGTCACCCAGACCGATCGGACCCCGATCATGGCTGCCTTCAGCACCGCACGGGCCCGCGAGAAGGCCTTGCACGGCCAGATTGGCGAGGAACTGGTCAACACCTTCGTCACCGCGCTGGATCGCGAAGACATCGAGGCGCTGAACTCCGCGCTGTACAAGATCCCCAAGACCATCGAGAAGTTCGCCGAGCGCTACGTGATCGTCGCCGAGCGGCTCCAGGGCATCGATTTCAGCCAGCGCGCGGCCCTGCTCGAGCGGTCGGCCGAGGTGGTCGTCGCCATGATCGGCCAGCTGCGCAACGGTCTGAAGATCGACCCGGTGAAGAAGCTGCGCGACCAGCTGCAGGCGCTGGAGTCCGAGGCCGACCGTCTCCTGCTCGATCCCTACCGTACGCTCTACGCCGAAGGCTCCGACCCCTTGAAGGCCATTCTCGCCAAGGATCTCTTCGAGCTGGTGGAAAAGGCGGTCGACAAGTGCCGCGATGTCGGCAACGTCGTTTACGCCATCGTGCTCAAGAACTCCTGA
- a CDS encoding inorganic phosphate transporter: MSMVIAVVLIALAFTYINGFHDTANSIATVVATKVLTPGQAVLLAAVTNLAGALWGTAVAATIASGLIDTGVVDVGSQLLISALLGATIWNLITWWMGLPSSSSHALVGGLCGAALAASDGNLHSIIWWQGGAHWWLGKGVMPKVILPMMVSPFLGFVIGYALMGSLYALLGFFSSRKGPLRRFGRTPFVNSFFGKAQIVSASAMGLSHGMNDAQKSMGIIALALAGATAAGHFDHLPAILHFLRIPHDPAAPGGFPIPVWVKVVCALTMAAGTAGGGWRIIKTLGHKMVKLHPINGFAAEGSSAAVILTASILGVPVSTTHNVSASIMGVGAAKRWNAIRWSVVERMVWAWILTLPITAGIGYGLVKLSRLFF; the protein is encoded by the coding sequence ATGAGCATGGTCATCGCGGTCGTCCTGATCGCCCTCGCGTTCACCTATATCAACGGCTTCCATGACACGGCGAACTCCATCGCCACCGTGGTCGCGACCAAGGTCCTCACACCGGGCCAGGCCGTACTTCTGGCGGCGGTCACCAACCTGGCGGGCGCCCTGTGGGGCACGGCCGTGGCGGCGACGATCGCGTCGGGCCTGATCGACACCGGGGTGGTGGACGTCGGCTCACAGCTGCTGATCAGCGCACTGCTCGGGGCGACGATCTGGAACCTGATCACCTGGTGGATGGGTCTGCCGTCGAGCTCCAGCCACGCCCTGGTCGGTGGCTTGTGCGGCGCGGCCCTGGCGGCGTCCGACGGCAACCTGCACTCGATCATCTGGTGGCAGGGCGGGGCGCACTGGTGGCTGGGCAAGGGCGTCATGCCCAAGGTCATCCTGCCGATGATGGTCTCGCCCTTCCTGGGTTTCGTCATCGGCTATGCGTTGATGGGCAGCCTGTATGCGCTGCTCGGCTTCTTCTCGAGCCGCAAGGGTCCGCTACGCCGTTTCGGCCGCACCCCGTTCGTCAACAGTTTTTTCGGCAAGGCACAGATCGTCTCGGCCAGCGCGATGGGTCTGTCCCATGGCATGAACGACGCGCAGAAAAGCATGGGCATCATCGCCCTCGCCCTGGCTGGTGCCACGGCGGCGGGTCACTTCGACCATCTGCCCGCGATCCTGCATTTCCTGCGCATTCCGCACGACCCCGCTGCGCCCGGTGGCTTCCCGATCCCGGTCTGGGTCAAGGTCGTCTGCGCGCTGACCATGGCCGCGGGTACCGCAGGCGGTGGCTGGCGCATCATCAAGACGCTGGGCCACAAGATGGTCAAGCTGCACCCGATCAACGGCTTCGCGGCCGAGGGCAGCTCGGCGGCGGTCATCCTCACCGCGTCCATCCTCGGCGTACCGGTGTCGACGACGCACAACGTGTCGGCGTCGATCATGGGCGTCGGTGCCGCGAAGCGCTGGAACGCCATCCGCTGGTCCGTGGTCGAGCGGATGGTCTGGGCGTGGATCCTCACCCTGCCGATCACGGCAGGCATCGGCTACGGCCTGGTCAAGCTCAGCCGGCTGTTCTTCTGA
- a CDS encoding MGMT family protein: MTDELDDDEARALRATRIIEAVAAIPRGRVASYGAIAARAGYPGRARLIGRVLGDAPNRLDLPWHRVLRADGRIGIPAGTQGFREQCRRLKAEGVTVKDGRVPMSAFGLDHDLDRAIWG, translated from the coding sequence ATGACGGATGAACTCGACGACGACGAGGCCCGCGCGCTCCGCGCGACGCGGATCATCGAAGCGGTGGCTGCCATCCCCCGCGGGCGGGTGGCCAGCTACGGTGCGATTGCCGCACGGGCCGGTTATCCGGGTCGTGCCCGCCTGATCGGCCGCGTGCTCGGCGACGCGCCCAACCGACTCGACCTTCCCTGGCATCGGGTGCTCCGCGCCGACGGCCGGATCGGCATACCGGCAGGCACCCAGGGGTTTCGAGAACAGTGCCGCCGGCTCAAGGCCGAGGGCGTCACGGTAAAGGACGGCCGCGTGCCGATGAGCGCCTTCGGGCTCGATCACGACCTCGACCGGGCCATCTGGGGATGA